A genomic segment from Pseudomonas sessilinigenes encodes:
- a CDS encoding helix-turn-helix transcriptional regulator produces MRSDNLSNNPTSLAALDRREQLDSELANLGLGLFEVYQCGPTLDEAETITNHPEVLQPPKVDEGYQREQLLSLSKRRIKPFFWSDENLLVNADEEGHAPPVAEGASFIVHGNQGFYSILNLCSLGESHRFRETVQAHKSDIQMLLVSVYDESLESSAPIPELPTSILTPRETEVLSWTSIGKTYNEISLLANMSPRTVKFHMKNIFNKLEVNNGKSAIRKALQLGYIKEPE; encoded by the coding sequence ATGCGAAGCGACAATCTATCCAATAACCCCACGTCTTTGGCCGCGCTGGATCGGCGCGAGCAATTGGACAGCGAACTGGCCAACCTCGGGTTGGGCCTGTTCGAGGTCTATCAATGCGGGCCGACGCTGGACGAAGCGGAAACCATCACCAACCACCCCGAAGTCCTGCAACCGCCCAAGGTTGACGAGGGCTACCAGCGCGAGCAACTGCTGTCGCTGTCCAAGCGGCGCATCAAGCCGTTTTTCTGGAGCGACGAAAACCTGCTGGTCAACGCCGACGAAGAAGGCCATGCACCGCCGGTAGCCGAAGGTGCGAGTTTCATCGTCCATGGTAACCAGGGGTTCTATTCGATCCTCAACTTGTGCAGCCTGGGTGAGAGCCATCGCTTCCGGGAAACGGTGCAAGCGCACAAGAGCGATATCCAGATGCTCTTGGTCTCGGTCTACGACGAGTCCCTGGAGAGCAGTGCCCCTATTCCCGAACTGCCGACAAGTATCCTGACTCCCCGGGAAACCGAAGTGCTGTCATGGACCAGTATTGGCAAGACGTATAACGAGATTTCGTTGTTGGCCAATATGAGTCCGCGCACCGTGAAGTTTCATATGAAGAATATCTTCAATAAACTCGAGGTGAATAACGGTAAGTCGGCTATTCGCAAAGCGCTGCAACTTGGATATATAAAAGAGCCTGAGTAA
- the cyoA gene encoding ubiquinol oxidase subunit II: MSKNRYPRLLGLLPLLSMLMLGGCKWTLLDPKGQVGLDERNLIITATILMLLVVVPVIIMTFAFAWKYRASNKDATYAPKWSHSTKIEVAVWAVPIMIIIALGYVTYKSTHALDPYRPLESDVKPVTIEVVAMDWKWLFIYPDQGIATVNKIVFPAHTPVNFRVTSDTVMNSFFIPGLGGQIYAMAGMTTKLHLIANQNTELEGISANYSGAGFTGMKFKAIATSQEEFDAWVNEVKKAPKQLDTAEYAALSKPSQNNPVELYSSYAPNLFQTIVDKYEGMTPGKPLKHEKKEKEVATSQGMDMSSHSAAGAEE; encoded by the coding sequence ATGAGTAAAAACAGGTACCCCAGATTACTAGGCTTATTGCCGCTGCTCAGCATGTTGATGCTGGGAGGCTGCAAATGGACCTTGCTTGATCCCAAGGGTCAGGTTGGTCTGGATGAACGAAACCTGATCATCACTGCAACCATTCTGATGCTGCTGGTGGTGGTACCGGTCATTATCATGACCTTCGCCTTCGCCTGGAAATATCGCGCTTCCAACAAGGACGCGACCTACGCACCGAAGTGGTCCCACTCCACCAAGATCGAAGTGGCCGTATGGGCCGTGCCGATCATGATCATCATTGCCCTGGGCTATGTGACCTACAAGTCGACCCACGCCCTGGACCCGTATCGTCCACTGGAGTCCGACGTCAAGCCGGTGACCATCGAAGTGGTCGCGATGGACTGGAAGTGGCTGTTCATCTATCCCGATCAAGGGATCGCCACCGTCAACAAGATCGTGTTCCCGGCCCATACCCCGGTCAACTTCCGCGTGACCTCCGACACCGTGATGAACTCGTTCTTCATCCCGGGCCTGGGCGGCCAGATCTACGCGATGGCGGGCATGACCACCAAGCTGCACCTGATTGCCAACCAGAACACCGAACTTGAAGGTATCTCCGCCAACTACAGCGGCGCGGGTTTCACCGGCATGAAGTTCAAAGCGATCGCAACCAGCCAGGAAGAGTTCGACGCCTGGGTAAACGAAGTCAAGAAGGCACCTAAACAGCTGGACACAGCTGAATACGCGGCCCTTTCCAAGCCAAGCCAGAACAACCCTGTGGAGCTCTACTCCTCGTACGCGCCAAACCTGTTCCAGACCATCGTCGACAAGTATGAAGGTATGACTCCAGGCAAGCCGCTCAAGCACGAGAAGAAAGAGAAAGAAGTGGCCACTTCGCAGGGAATGGACATGAGCTCGCATTCAGCTGCCGGGGCAGAGGAGTAA
- a CDS encoding fatty acid desaturase family protein — MLKHLCKKDNYHWMIALGKDYAIIAFAIYLSLGISYWFYPLSLFLIGTTQRALANILHESAHKMLAENRAINWFAGTFLSGYLIFHLHQSYVVSHIKNHHVHLGHPEKDPDYAFHLKCGLYDVNQSEREFFLKNVLMALSGFRTLQYIKYIVNDRVKPQGQDRKFTIERWLLWGYWLAIFAVAGYFGVIGQLLLFWLVPLFTMAVAVGWIIELAEHYPLPAAEKEKLLLTRNRKGSALENFFFGRHDDNYHLVHHLHPAIPHWNMKKAHALLMTHPEYARWDNLWAGIFTRDRKGRHKETMLSYAAKYRAHRLSNRDDTSSFAQQILTQASGV; from the coding sequence ATGTTGAAACATCTTTGCAAGAAAGATAATTACCACTGGATGATTGCCCTCGGCAAAGACTACGCCATCATTGCCTTCGCCATTTATCTGTCCCTTGGAATCAGCTACTGGTTCTATCCGCTGTCGCTGTTCCTGATTGGCACCACCCAACGCGCCTTGGCCAACATCCTTCATGAGTCGGCCCACAAGATGCTGGCCGAGAACCGCGCGATCAACTGGTTTGCCGGGACCTTTCTTTCCGGCTACCTGATTTTTCACCTGCACCAGTCCTATGTGGTGTCGCACATCAAGAACCACCATGTGCACCTGGGGCACCCGGAAAAAGACCCGGACTATGCCTTCCACCTCAAGTGCGGCCTGTATGACGTCAATCAATCCGAGCGTGAGTTCTTCCTGAAGAACGTGCTGATGGCACTCTCCGGGTTCCGCACCCTGCAATACATCAAGTACATCGTCAACGACCGGGTCAAGCCCCAGGGCCAGGATCGCAAGTTCACCATCGAACGCTGGTTGCTGTGGGGCTACTGGCTGGCCATTTTCGCGGTGGCCGGCTACTTCGGGGTGATCGGCCAGTTGCTGCTGTTCTGGCTGGTACCGCTGTTCACCATGGCGGTGGCAGTGGGCTGGATCATCGAGCTGGCGGAGCACTATCCATTGCCGGCGGCCGAAAAGGAAAAACTCCTGCTGACCCGTAACCGCAAGGGTTCGGCCCTGGAAAACTTCTTCTTCGGCCGGCATGACGACAACTACCACCTGGTGCACCACCTGCATCCAGCCATTCCCCACTGGAACATGAAGAAAGCCCATGCGCTACTGATGACTCACCCCGAGTACGCCCGCTGGGACAACCTTTGGGCCGGCATCTTCACTCGCGACCGCAAGGGCCGGCACAAGGAGACGATGCTCAGCTACGCCGCCAAGTACCGCGCCCATCGCCTGAGCAATCGTGACGACACCAGCAGTTTCGCCCAGCAGATCCTTACTCAAGCTTCCGGGGTTTGA
- the cyoD gene encoding cytochrome o ubiquinol oxidase subunit IV → MANAHSHDEAGHGSVKSYAIGFILSVILTLIPFGLVMYPSLPKDVTLWIVLAFAVIQVLVHLVYFLHLDRSAAQRNNVVAFIFAALVIVLLVGLSLWIMFSIHTVMMAK, encoded by the coding sequence ATGGCCAACGCACACTCCCACGACGAAGCCGGTCACGGCAGCGTCAAGTCCTACGCCATCGGCTTCATCCTGTCGGTCATCCTGACACTGATCCCGTTCGGCCTGGTGATGTACCCGTCGCTGCCTAAAGACGTGACCCTGTGGATCGTCCTGGCGTTCGCGGTGATCCAGGTGCTGGTGCACCTGGTGTACTTCCTGCACCTGGACCGTTCCGCGGCACAGCGCAACAACGTGGTGGCGTTCATCTTCGCCGCGTTGGTCATTGTCCTGCTGGTTGGTCTGTCGTTGTGGATCATGTTCAGCATCCACACCGTCATGATGGCGAAGTGA
- the cyoE gene encoding heme o synthase has translation MSLKHFIQITKPGIIFGNVLSVAGGFFLASKGHVDLAIFLAAMIGTSLVVASGCVFNNCIDRDIDLKMERTKNRVLVQGLISLEVALVYASLLGVAGVALLYYVANPLAALFAVIGFVIYVGFYSLYLKRKSVHGTLVGSLSGAMPPVIGYVAVSNSFDMAALTLLVMFSLWQMPHSYAIAIFRFNDYLAASIPVLPVKRGIRVAKKHILYYILAFLVATLMLTFSGYAGMSYMAVAAAMGMYWLYMAWTGYKAVDDTVWARKLFVFSIFTITALSVMMSVDFKAPAELLLTYAH, from the coding sequence ATGTCGCTCAAGCACTTTATCCAAATCACCAAACCGGGGATCATTTTCGGTAACGTGCTTTCGGTGGCAGGCGGGTTCTTCCTGGCCTCGAAGGGGCATGTCGATCTGGCCATTTTCCTGGCCGCCATGATCGGCACCTCGCTGGTGGTAGCGTCCGGTTGCGTGTTCAACAACTGCATCGACCGTGACATCGACCTGAAGATGGAGCGCACCAAGAACCGCGTGCTGGTCCAGGGCCTGATCTCCCTGGAAGTGGCCCTGGTCTATGCCTCCCTCCTCGGTGTCGCCGGCGTCGCCTTGCTGTACTACGTGGCCAACCCGTTGGCCGCATTGTTCGCGGTAATCGGCTTTGTCATCTACGTTGGCTTCTACAGCCTGTACCTCAAGCGCAAGTCGGTTCACGGCACGCTGGTGGGCAGCCTGTCCGGGGCCATGCCGCCGGTGATTGGTTACGTGGCCGTGAGCAACAGCTTCGACATGGCCGCGTTGACCCTGCTGGTGATGTTCAGCCTGTGGCAGATGCCGCATTCCTATGCCATCGCGATCTTCCGCTTCAACGACTACCTGGCCGCATCGATCCCGGTGCTGCCGGTCAAGCGCGGTATTCGCGTGGCCAAGAAGCACATCCTGTACTACATCCTGGCGTTCCTGGTGGCGACCCTGATGCTGACCTTCAGCGGGTATGCCGGCATGAGCTACATGGCGGTAGCGGCGGCGATGGGCATGTACTGGCTGTACATGGCCTGGACCGGCTACAAGGCGGTGGATGACACCGTGTGGGCCCGCAAGCTCTTCGTGTTCTCGATCTTCACCATCACCGCGTTGAGCGTGATGATGTCGGTGGATTTCAAGGCCCCGGCCGAGCTCTTGCTGACCTACGCCCACTGA
- a CDS encoding cytochrome o ubiquinol oxidase subunit III: MSNLVTNAGHAHGHDHGHDDHHHDSGEMTVFGFWLYLMTDCILFASIFAVYAVLVNNVAGGPSGHDIFELPYVLGETALLLFSSITYGFAMLAFFRGNKKQVLGWLAMTFLFGLGFIGMEINEFHLLISEGYGPSRSGFLSGFFTLVGTHGLHVTSGLIWMAIMMYQVQKKGLTATNKTRLSCLSLFWHFLDVVWICVFTVVYLMGTM; encoded by the coding sequence ATGTCGAACTTAGTGACCAATGCTGGACACGCCCATGGTCATGACCATGGGCACGATGACCATCACCACGACTCGGGCGAGATGACCGTATTCGGTTTCTGGCTCTACTTGATGACCGACTGCATTCTGTTTGCGTCGATCTTCGCGGTATACGCGGTACTGGTTAACAACGTAGCGGGTGGCCCGTCGGGCCACGACATCTTCGAACTGCCTTATGTACTGGGCGAAACCGCTCTGCTGCTGTTCAGTTCGATCACCTACGGCTTCGCCATGCTGGCGTTCTTCCGGGGCAACAAGAAGCAGGTTCTGGGCTGGCTGGCCATGACCTTCCTGTTCGGCCTGGGCTTCATCGGCATGGAGATCAACGAGTTCCACCTGCTGATCTCCGAAGGCTACGGCCCTAGCCGTTCCGGCTTCCTGTCCGGGTTCTTCACCCTGGTCGGTACCCACGGTCTGCACGTGACCAGCGGTCTGATCTGGATGGCAATCATGATGTACCAGGTGCAGAAAAAAGGCCTGACGGCGACCAACAAGACCCGTCTGAGCTGCCTGAGCCTGTTCTGGCACTTCCTGGACGTGGTGTGGATCTGCGTATTCACCGTTGTTTACCTGATGGGGACTATGTAA
- the cyoB gene encoding cytochrome o ubiquinol oxidase subunit I, which translates to MFGKLSLDAIPFHEPIVMVTIAMIALGGLAVVAGITYFKKWTYLWSEWLTSVDHKKIGVMYIIVAMVMLLRGFADAIMMRSQLALATEGSPGYLPPEHYDQIFTAHGVIMIIFMAMPFFTGLMNLVVPLQIGARDVAYPFLNSLSFWLLVSGVVLINLSLGVGEFAKTGWVAYPPLSGLQYSPGVGMDYYIWALQLSGLGTTLTGVNFLATVLKMRTPGMKIMDMPIFTWTCTWANVLIVASFPILTATLALLTLDRYMDFHIFTNELGGNPMMYVNLFWAWGHPEVYILILPAFGIFSEVISTFSGKRLFGHHSMIYASGAISILGFMVWLHHFFTMGSGASVNAFFGLATMLISIPTGVKLFNWLFTIYHGRLRITSQVLWTLGFMVTFAIGGMTGVLLAIPGADFVLHNSLFVIAHFHNVIIGGAVFGYIAGFGFYFPKAFGFKLHEGWGKAAFWFWISGFFVAFMPLYALGFMGMTRRLNATTNPEWVPYLYVAMVGAVLIAVGIACQLIQLYVSVRDRKQNMCVSGDPWNAHTLEWSTSSPPPFYNFAVLPKAEGIDPFTEVKENGTAYEQPGRYQPIHMPNNTATGLVMGALLTVFGFAMIWHIWWMAIASLAGTVIYFAIHAARDDQGYMVPVETIERIEAEQHKRLVSEKKIPATRVETSLEQA; encoded by the coding sequence ATGTTTGGTAAATTAAGTCTGGACGCGATACCGTTCCACGAGCCGATTGTCATGGTCACCATTGCCATGATCGCGCTGGGTGGTCTGGCGGTCGTCGCGGGTATCACCTATTTCAAGAAATGGACCTACCTGTGGTCCGAGTGGCTGACTTCGGTCGACCACAAGAAAATCGGCGTGATGTACATCATCGTCGCCATGGTCATGCTGCTGCGTGGTTTTGCCGACGCCATCATGATGCGTTCCCAGCTGGCCCTGGCCACCGAGGGTTCGCCTGGTTACCTGCCACCTGAACACTATGACCAGATCTTCACCGCCCACGGTGTGATCATGATCATCTTCATGGCGATGCCATTCTTCACCGGCCTGATGAACCTCGTCGTGCCGCTGCAGATCGGCGCTCGCGACGTGGCCTATCCATTCCTCAACTCCCTGAGCTTCTGGCTGCTGGTTTCCGGCGTCGTGCTGATCAACCTGTCCCTGGGTGTTGGCGAATTCGCCAAGACCGGCTGGGTTGCCTATCCGCCGCTGTCGGGCCTGCAATACAGTCCTGGCGTGGGTATGGACTACTACATCTGGGCGCTACAGCTTTCAGGTCTAGGGACAACGCTGACGGGGGTCAACTTCCTGGCCACCGTACTGAAGATGCGTACCCCGGGCATGAAGATCATGGACATGCCGATCTTCACCTGGACCTGCACCTGGGCCAACGTGCTGATCGTGGCTTCGTTCCCGATCCTGACCGCTACCCTGGCGCTGCTGACGCTTGACCGCTACATGGATTTCCACATTTTCACCAATGAACTTGGTGGCAATCCAATGATGTACGTGAACCTGTTCTGGGCCTGGGGTCACCCCGAGGTGTACATCCTGATCCTGCCGGCGTTCGGTATCTTCTCCGAAGTCATCTCGACCTTCTCCGGCAAGCGCCTGTTCGGCCACCATTCGATGATCTACGCTTCCGGCGCGATCTCGATCCTGGGCTTCATGGTCTGGCTGCACCACTTCTTCACCATGGGTTCGGGTGCCAGCGTCAACGCCTTCTTCGGTCTGGCGACGATGCTGATTTCGATCCCGACGGGGGTGAAGCTGTTCAACTGGCTGTTCACCATCTACCACGGCCGCTTGCGCATCACCAGCCAGGTTCTGTGGACCCTGGGCTTCATGGTGACCTTCGCCATCGGCGGCATGACCGGCGTACTGCTGGCCATCCCGGGTGCCGACTTCGTTCTGCACAACAGCCTGTTCGTGATCGCGCACTTCCACAACGTGATCATCGGCGGTGCGGTATTCGGTTACATCGCCGGCTTCGGCTTCTACTTCCCGAAAGCCTTCGGCTTCAAGCTGCATGAAGGTTGGGGCAAGGCTGCCTTCTGGTTCTGGATCTCGGGCTTCTTCGTCGCGTTCATGCCGCTCTATGCACTGGGCTTCATGGGCATGACCCGTCGTCTGAACGCCACCACCAACCCAGAGTGGGTGCCGTACCTGTACGTCGCCATGGTGGGTGCAGTCTTGATCGCTGTGGGTATCGCCTGCCAGTTGATCCAGCTGTACGTCAGCGTGCGTGATCGCAAGCAGAACATGTGTGTATCGGGCGACCCGTGGAATGCCCACACCCTGGAATGGTCGACCTCGTCGCCACCTCCGTTCTACAACTTCGCGGTACTGCCGAAAGCCGAAGGTATCGATCCGTTCACCGAAGTCAAGGAAAACGGCACTGCCTACGAGCAGCCTGGCCGCTACCAGCCGATCCACATGCCCAACAACACCGCTACCGGTTTGGTCATGGGGGCTCTGCTGACCGTGTTCGGTTTCGCCATGATCTGGCACATCTGGTGGATGGCCATCGCGAGCCTGGCCGGCACCGTGATCTATTTCGCGATCCACGCTGCCCGTGATGATCAAGGCTACATGGTGCCGGTCGAGACGATCGAGCGCATCGAAGCCGAGCAGCACAAGCGTCTGGTATCGGAGAAGAAGATCCCGGCTACCCGTGTTGAAACCTCGTTGGAACAGGCTTAA
- a CDS encoding ATP-grasp domain-containing protein yields the protein MKKYVALVDVYSSGNFLPQYFKDAGIGLLHVQSTKELMPSMLGPNLDEFEHNLAFDDNAQDIVARLREFPLVAVIAGQEPGVPFADYLSEQLQLPSNGSAGSLARRNKFEMINKVAAAGLLTARQVKSSSAAQLLEWVEAGNVLPCVIKPLSSASTDGVSICHDLADVERACQEVLANQDIFGLANTEILCQSYLKGNEYIVDTVSRDGQTYVCGIWRYVKREIGHGKNIYDRDVLIAPDSDVANALVDYILQVLKALGIDNGPAHSEVIMTEQGPALVEVGARLNGNMEPRFHDISLDGNQAQLTYLAYCEPERFKAQYAGKRYKKLKEACVINTDTTLSGEVTGFDPQAIQSIENLATVHKLSVKYKVGKQMKPTVDLLSSPLRVFLYADEQQRIDQDYEQIRAYKDRVYCVR from the coding sequence ATGAAAAAATATGTCGCGTTGGTCGATGTCTACTCCAGCGGTAACTTCCTGCCGCAATACTTCAAGGACGCCGGGATCGGCCTGCTGCATGTGCAGAGCACCAAGGAGCTGATGCCGAGCATGCTCGGCCCGAACCTGGACGAGTTCGAGCACAACCTGGCGTTCGACGACAATGCCCAGGATATCGTCGCACGCTTGCGCGAATTCCCGCTGGTGGCGGTCATCGCCGGCCAGGAGCCAGGCGTGCCGTTCGCCGACTACCTGAGCGAGCAACTGCAGTTGCCGAGCAATGGCAGTGCCGGTTCGCTGGCCCGGCGCAACAAGTTCGAGATGATCAACAAGGTGGCGGCCGCCGGCCTGCTCACCGCACGCCAGGTCAAGTCCAGCAGTGCCGCGCAACTGCTGGAGTGGGTCGAGGCCGGCAATGTGCTGCCCTGCGTGATCAAGCCGCTGAGTTCGGCATCGACCGATGGCGTATCGATTTGCCATGACCTGGCGGATGTCGAACGAGCCTGCCAGGAGGTGCTGGCCAACCAGGACATCTTCGGCCTGGCCAACACCGAGATCCTTTGCCAGTCCTACCTCAAGGGCAACGAGTACATCGTCGACACCGTCAGTCGCGATGGCCAGACCTATGTCTGCGGTATCTGGCGCTACGTCAAGCGCGAGATCGGCCATGGCAAGAACATCTACGACCGCGACGTGCTGATCGCCCCGGACAGCGACGTTGCCAATGCGCTGGTGGACTACATCCTCCAGGTTCTCAAGGCCTTGGGTATCGACAACGGGCCTGCGCATTCGGAAGTCATCATGACCGAGCAGGGACCGGCGCTGGTGGAGGTGGGGGCGCGGCTGAACGGCAACATGGAGCCGCGCTTCCACGACATCAGCCTGGACGGCAACCAGGCGCAACTGACCTACCTGGCCTATTGCGAGCCCGAGCGCTTCAAGGCGCAGTACGCTGGCAAGCGCTACAAGAAGCTCAAGGAGGCTTGCGTGATCAACACCGATACCACCCTGAGTGGCGAGGTCACCGGTTTCGATCCACAGGCCATCCAGAGCATCGAGAACCTGGCGACGGTGCATAAGCTCAGCGTCAAGTACAAGGTGGGCAAGCAGATGAAACCCACCGTGGACCTGCTCAGCAGCCCGTTGCGAGTGTTCCTGTACGCCGACGAGCAGCAGCGGATCGACCAGGACTACGAGCAGATCCGCGCCTACAAAGATCGCGTGTACTGCGTACGATGA
- a CDS encoding proline dehydrogenase family protein, with product MTDMPSSLIATLALKRLAATPAYREMFLACASLRDFLRPAALRYIISEDRAQMLDKLAALQLKGYRTGLEYVGEEANTLAEVQQATEEYLRLIDAMSSHGGLQEPTQLGFDLSNVGSLISRELALENCNRILARAAERSVGVIISMERSQWTDSILDIFLALSRQHSHLGITLQAQLNRTADDLEDVLKTGCKVRLVKGVYSEPAAVALPRGEALDQRYLGLLERIRGAGIAYAFATQDPSLVQTICASGLADGGELEMLHGVRPQLIKSVKDQGRVKTRVSAVYGTNWYLHLLHRIAEFPENIFLALDDVASKRQSTTAASY from the coding sequence ATGACCGATATGCCATCCAGCCTCATCGCAACCCTGGCCCTGAAAAGGCTCGCAGCCACCCCGGCCTATCGCGAAATGTTCCTGGCCTGCGCTTCCCTGCGTGATTTCCTGCGTCCTGCGGCCCTGCGCTACATCATTTCCGAGGACCGTGCGCAGATGCTGGACAAACTTGCAGCCCTGCAACTCAAGGGCTACCGCACCGGGTTGGAATATGTGGGTGAGGAGGCCAATACCCTGGCCGAAGTCCAGCAGGCCACCGAGGAATACCTGCGGTTGATCGACGCGATGTCCAGCCATGGCGGATTGCAGGAGCCGACCCAGTTGGGCTTCGACCTGTCCAACGTGGGCAGCCTGATTTCCCGTGAGCTGGCACTGGAGAACTGCAACCGCATCCTGGCCCGGGCCGCCGAACGCTCGGTCGGAGTGATCATCAGCATGGAACGGTCGCAATGGACCGATTCGATCCTGGATATCTTCCTGGCATTGAGCCGCCAGCATTCGCACCTGGGCATCACCCTGCAGGCTCAGCTGAACCGCACCGCCGATGACCTGGAAGACGTACTCAAGACCGGTTGCAAGGTGCGCCTGGTCAAGGGGGTCTACAGCGAGCCTGCGGCCGTCGCCCTGCCTCGGGGCGAAGCCCTGGACCAGCGATATCTGGGTTTGTTGGAGCGCATCCGTGGTGCCGGTATCGCCTATGCCTTCGCCACCCAGGACCCAAGCCTGGTGCAAACCATCTGTGCCAGCGGGCTGGCCGATGGCGGGGAACTGGAGATGCTCCATGGTGTGCGCCCGCAACTGATCAAGTCGGTCAAGGACCAGGGCCGGGTCAAGACCCGGGTCTCGGCGGTCTACGGCACCAACTGGTACCTGCACTTGCTGCATCGCATCGCCGAGTTTCCCGAGAACATTTTCCTGGCACTGGATGACGTGGCGAGCAAGCGCCAGTCGACAACCGCCGCCTCCTACTGA